TTGTATAAATGCTCTGGAAGTTCATTTTCTAAAGCAAAAACTACTGCTTCTGCCATATCATCGACAAATAAAAATTCACGCATCGGATTACCGCTTCCCCAAAGTATTACTGGTGAATTGTTACTTTCTTTAGCTTCGTGAAATTTGCGAATCATAGCTGGCAGAACGTGAGAACTGGTTAGGTCAAAATTGTCATGAATACCGTATAAATTTGTCGGCATCAAACTCACAAAATCTTTTCCAAATTGTTTGCGAATAGCTTCGCATAATTTTACTCCTGTAATTTTTGCTAAAGCATACCATTCGTTTGTTTTTTCTAAAGAAGCAGTCAACAGATATTCTTCCTTCAAGGGCTGTGGGGCTAATTTTGGATAAATACAAGAACTTCCTAAAAAGATAAATTTTTCTACATCCGAATGATGCGCTTCATTGATAAGATTATTTTGAATCTGCATATTTTCCATCAAAAATTGAAACGGAAAATCATTGTTTGCTAAAATCCCTCCTACTTTTGCAGCAGCATCTATAATTACATCCGGTTTAACTGTCTGAATAAAATCTCGAACTGCAACTTGGTCTCTTAAATCTAATTCTTTGCTCGAAGCTCCGATAAGATTGTTGTAACCTTTTGCTGTAAGTGTTCTCCAAACGGCACTTCCAACCATTCCTTTATGTCCTGCGATATATATTATAGAATTTTTATCAATCATTGTAGTCAGTTTTTATTTTATCGAGACTTTTGATTATTTTTCTTAATAGTCAATTTACAACAAAGGGGAAGCAATAGACTCCAACTGCTGATAGACTTGTTTCACTTCCTGAGAATTTTCTTTTTGCAAAACCATTAAAGCATCTGAAGTATAAATTAATATACAATTTTTGACACCAATAAAGGTAGTATGCATTGAAGTTCCTATTACAATATTTCGGTTTGCATCTATCGGATGATCTTTATGAACTAAGTAATCATAAACCGATTCGAAAGAACCTAAATCTGACCATTGAAACTGAGCGGGCACAACTTTAATATCTTCACTTCGTTCCATTACAGCATAATCAATACTTATGGAAGGAATGTTTAAAGACAATTCATAATCTAAGAACCCCTCTTTATTGGCCTCCCAGGCTATTTTAGATGTCCAATACACTTCTGGTTCTTGTCTTTCAAGCTCTTTTAAAAACTTTTCAGCTTTGAAACAAAAAAGACCGCTGTTCCAAAAATAGTTTCCTTTTTTAAGATATGTCTTCGCTGTTTCTAAATCAGGTTTTTCATGAAAAGCAATGACATTTTCTTTATCAAATTCGATATAACCATAGCCTGTTTCTGGTTTAGTTGGTTTTATTCCGAAAGTTACAAGAAAATCTTGATTGGCTAATGTAATCGCCTGTTGTAAAGCCAGCGTATAAGAACTTTTTCCATCAATAATATGATCCGATGGCGTAATCAGCAAAATATCTTCAGGTTCAGATGCAAATGCTGCAAATGCAATCGCCGCAGCTGTATTGCGAGGAACGGCTTCTACAATATGCGTAAATGGCTTACCAAATTTAGACATTATAGCATTACTCATTTTGTAATTTTCAATATTTCCGACAACTATTGTCTTATCAGAAATATTCTTATTACGAACCACCGTCTTTTCAAAGAGCGATTCTCCCTCAAACAGTTCGAGATATTGCTTTGGCAGTGTTTTTCGGGAAAGAGGCCACAATCTGCTTCCAATCCCTCCCGTTAAAACTACATGTGTAACTATACTAATTGCCATTTGAGTGCATTAAAACTTCTTTCTGATACACTTCGTTACGAAGATTTGTGCTCGAAAAACGATGATCTCTGGTATTAAAATACAGCTCAATTCCTTTTTCTTCGCAATATTTTCTTCCAGTAAAATCTCTGTCTTTATATTCGTCACCTAAAATTCGAACGTCTAAAGCAAATGCTTTCAAAATATCTTCTAAATCCTGCTCCGTAGCATAAGGAACAATTTCATCAACAAACTTACACGCTTTTAACTGTATGTAGCGTTCCACTACAGTCTGTGTTGGTTTATTTTTAGTTGGGCGATCTAATGTTGGATCTGTTTGTAGACCAACAATTAAATAATCACAATGTTGTTTTGCTTCTTCAAGCATTTTAACGTGCCCCGCATGTAACAAATCAAAAGCACTAAATGTAATTCCAGTTCTCATCTGCTTAATGTTTTAAATTTAAAAATAGGTTTGTTAATGTAGTATGATTTCCAAAAATTGTACTTAACCATTTTACTGGGGTTTCGACGCTTTTTTTAAAATTTTAAAAAAGGGTTCCCCGTGAATAGTTACATTCTAACTACTCAAAAAAGAAAAAATAAATGGTATAAATTTTAATAAATTATAGTTTTTGACTGCTCTAAAATGATTTAAATTCTAGTATTGAAAAAACAAAATTTAGAGCTATACAAACAATATATTCACTATAATAATTTAAGATAAAATTATACTAATACAGTAGATGAGTAATTT
This portion of the Flavobacterium panacagri genome encodes:
- a CDS encoding mannose-1-phosphate guanylyltransferase, whose translation is MAISIVTHVVLTGGIGSRLWPLSRKTLPKQYLELFEGESLFEKTVVRNKNISDKTIVVGNIENYKMSNAIMSKFGKPFTHIVEAVPRNTAAAIAFAAFASEPEDILLITPSDHIIDGKSSYTLALQQAITLANQDFLVTFGIKPTKPETGYGYIEFDKENVIAFHEKPDLETAKTYLKKGNYFWNSGLFCFKAEKFLKELERQEPEVYWTSKIAWEANKEGFLDYELSLNIPSISIDYAVMERSEDIKVVPAQFQWSDLGSFESVYDYLVHKDHPIDANRNIVIGTSMHTTFIGVKNCILIYTSDALMVLQKENSQEVKQVYQQLESIASPLL
- a CDS encoding GDP-L-fucose synthase family protein, which encodes MIDKNSIIYIAGHKGMVGSAVWRTLTAKGYNNLIGASSKELDLRDQVAVRDFIQTVKPDVIIDAAAKVGGILANNDFPFQFLMENMQIQNNLINEAHHSDVEKFIFLGSSCIYPKLAPQPLKEEYLLTASLEKTNEWYALAKITGVKLCEAIRKQFGKDFVSLMPTNLYGIHDNFDLTSSHVLPAMIRKFHEAKESNNSPVILWGSGNPMREFLFVDDMAEAVVFALENELPEHLYNIGTGEDLTIKELALTIQKIVGHTGELIWDESKPDGTPRKLMDVSKMHHIGWKHQVNLEEGIQKTYDWFLENIKNLKQKSY
- a CDS encoding adenylyltransferase/cytidyltransferase family protein, whose product is MRTGITFSAFDLLHAGHVKMLEEAKQHCDYLIVGLQTDPTLDRPTKNKPTQTVVERYIQLKACKFVDEIVPYATEQDLEDILKAFALDVRILGDEYKDRDFTGRKYCEEKGIELYFNTRDHRFSSTNLRNEVYQKEVLMHSNGN